From the genome of bacterium:
TTCGCGTCGTGGCCGGCGCCGGCCCACAGCCGCATCGCGCTGAAGCCGCGGCCCGCCGCGGCGCCGGCCACGGCCGCGACCGCCCGCGGCGAAAACCGCGTCACCGGGCTCCGCCAGAATTCGGCGCGGCGCACCTCGACCCGGTCCCGGCCGGCGATCGCGCGGCAGGCTTCGTCGGCGGCGCGAAGCGCCTCGTCGAGCCCCGCGTCGCGGGGGCAGCGCACGTCGAGCGTCATCTCCACCCGGCCCGGCACGACGTTCACCGTGTTGGGCGAGACCTCCACGTGCCCGACGGTCGTGCGAACGCCGTCGAGGCGCTCCGCCGCGTCACGGGCCAGCAGCACCAGCTTCGCGGCGGCCACGAACGCGTCCCGGCGGTCCGCGGTGGGCGTGGGGCCCGCGTGGGCCGCTCGGCCGTTCACCTCCACGCGGTTCCAGGAGATGCCCTCGATGCCTTCCACCACGCCGACCTGGATGCCGGCCCGCTCGAGCACCGGGCCCTGCTCGACGTGCAATTCCAAGTAGGCGGCGCATTCGCGGAGGCGGTGCTCCGCCGCGCCGCGGTAGCCGATCCTCGCCAACTCCTCGCCGAACGTCCGGCCGCCGTCGTCGCGCGCCGCGTAGGCCTCCTCGCGCGTGAACCGGCCGCAGACGACCCCGCTCGCCAGCATCGCCGGGGCGAAGCGCGCGCCCTCCTCGTTGGTCCAGTTGACGATCTCCAGCGGCGCCCGCGTCCGGACCCCCGCGTCCTCGAGCGCGCGGACGGCCTCGAGCGCGCCCATCACGCCGAGTGCGCCGTCGAAGCGGCCGCCCGTCGGAACCGTGTCGAGGTGCGACCCGAAGACGACCGGGGCGGCCCCTGAGTCGCCGCCCGGGCGGCGGCCGTAGATGTTGCCGAGGTCGTCGACACGGACCGTCAGGCCGGCCTCCGTCAGCCACGCCGTGAGCAGGTCGCGCGCGGCCCGATCGGGATCGCTGAGCGCGAGGCGGCGTACGCCGCCGGCGGGCGTCTTGCCGATCTCCGCCATCGCCATGAGGCTCGACCAGAGGCGGTCTTGGTCGACGGGCACGGGCGCGGCCGTGGTCATGGGCGCTGCGCGGAGCCGTCGATGCGGACGAGCCGGCGCGCCTTCAGTTCCCAACGCGGGAGGGTGCCGGCGGCGGTTGCCTCCGCGTCGATGCGGAGCCCGCACGCGGCGCGGAGCCGCGCGCGCAGCTCGGCCAGCGTTAGGGTGATCTGGTCGGCCGGGTGGCGATCGCCGTCGATCTCCACCACCACGCGGACGTCGAGCATCTCGCGCTCGCGCCGCACCTCGATCCGGAATTCGTCGACGCTGTCGAACCGTCGCACCACATCCTCGATGACGCTCGGGAACACATTGACACCGCGCACGACCAGCATGTCGTCGGCGCGGCCCAGGATGCCGCCGGCCAGCCGCGCAAATGTGCGCCCGCATTCGCAGCGATCCGGGACGAGGCGGACCCGGTCGCCGGTGCGGTAGCGCACGACCGGGGAGCCTTCACGGCCCAAATTCGTAAGGACCATCTCACCCTCGCCGCCCGGCGCGATCTCGCCGGTGGCGGGGTCGATCACTTCGCCGACGAACTCGCTCTCGTTGAGGTGCAGCTCGCCAGCCGGGCACGTGAAGCCGGTCGCGCCCACCTCCGTCAGGCCGGTGTGGTCGATGCACCGGGCGCCCCACGCGCTCTCGATGCGGCGGCGCGTCGCCGGGATGCTGGCGCCGGGCTCACCCGCGTGGATCGTGACGCGCACGCCGAGCCGCGCCGGGTCCACCCCGCCGACGCGCGCGACTTCGGCGAGCCGCAGCGCGTACGACGGGGTGCACACGAGCACGGTCGCCCGACTCTCCTGCAGCAGGCGTACGCGGAGGTTGGAGTCGAGGCCGCCGCCGGGGACGGCAAGCGCGCCGATCCGGCGCGCCGCGTCGAACGCGGACCAGAAGCCGATGAACGGCCCGAAGGAAAACGCGAAGAAGATCCGATCGCCCGGCCCGACCCCCGCGGCGCGGTACACGAACTGCCAGCAGCGCTGCCACCAGTCCCACGATTCCGCGGTATCGAGCCACCGCAGCGGCCGGCCCGTCGTCCCCGAGGTCTGGTGGACGCGGAGGTACCGCTCGAGCGGAAACGTCAGATCGCTGCCGTAGGGCGGGTGGGCTTCCTGGTCACGGCTGAGCTCGGCCTTCGTGGTGAAGGGCAGGCGCCGGAACGCCTTCCAGTCCCCGATCGCCCGGGCGCCGTCGACGCCGGCCGCGCGCCACTTCGCGCGGTAGAACGGATTGCGCGCGGCGACCGACGGCACGAGGCGCGCGAACCGCTGCCACTGGTACGCCGCGAGGTCCTCGCGCGGCATCGTCTCGAGGGTC
Proteins encoded in this window:
- a CDS encoding phenylacetate--CoA ligase family protein, yielding MNAADRARFVDPTLETMPREDLAAYQWQRFARLVPSVAARNPFYRAKWRAAGVDGARAIGDWKAFRRLPFTTKAELSRDQEAHPPYGSDLTFPLERYLRVHQTSGTTGRPLRWLDTAESWDWWQRCWQFVYRAAGVGPGDRIFFAFSFGPFIGFWSAFDAARRIGALAVPGGGLDSNLRVRLLQESRATVLVCTPSYALRLAEVARVGGVDPARLGVRVTIHAGEPGASIPATRRRIESAWGARCIDHTGLTEVGATGFTCPAGELHLNESEFVGEVIDPATGEIAPGGEGEMVLTNLGREGSPVVRYRTGDRVRLVPDRCECGRTFARLAGGILGRADDMLVVRGVNVFPSVIEDVVRRFDSVDEFRIEVRREREMLDVRVVVEIDGDRHPADQITLTLAELRARLRAACGLRIDAEATAAGTLPRWELKARRLVRIDGSAQRP
- a CDS encoding Zn-dependent hydrolase; this encodes MTTAAPVPVDQDRLWSSLMAMAEIGKTPAGGVRRLALSDPDRAARDLLTAWLTEAGLTVRVDDLGNIYGRRPGGDSGAAPVVFGSHLDTVPTGGRFDGALGVMGALEAVRALEDAGVRTRAPLEIVNWTNEEGARFAPAMLASGVVCGRFTREEAYAARDDGGRTFGEELARIGYRGAAEHRLRECAAYLELHVEQGPVLERAGIQVGVVEGIEGISWNRVEVNGRAAHAGPTPTADRRDAFVAAAKLVLLARDAAERLDGVRTTVGHVEVSPNTVNVVPGRVEMTLDVRCPRDAGLDEALRAADEACRAIAGRDRVEVRRAEFWRSPVTRFSPRAVAAVAGAAAGRGFSAMRLWAGAGHDAKYMADRYPAGMIFVPSKDGLSHNEAEWTPPEDCARGAAVLLDAALALAGAAP